In Dryocola sp. LX212, the genomic stretch ACGGTAGTCTGTTGTCGCGAGGCTTCACTAAGCGCTTCCATGACGCGCTGCTCGCTGTGGGCATCAAGGCTTGCAGCCGGTTCATCCAACAGCAGGAACTCGGTGGGAACCAGTAGAGCGCGGGCAACGGCTACACGCTGTGCCTGTCCAACCGACAGGCGGGCGGACTGATCCCCCAGCGGCGTATCAAGTCCCTGCGGCAACAAGGGCAAAAACTCGCTGACGGAGGCTTTCTCAAGCGCCTCATGCAAGGCTTCATCGCTCGCATCGGGGTTAGCCAGCAGGACGTTTTCCCGCAAAGTACCGGCCGGAAGCTGGGGGTTTTGTCCCACCCAACTGAGCTGTTCGCGCCACCAGGAGGAGTCGAGATGCGCAAGCTCGGTGCCATTAATTTTCAGTTCTCCCTCATACGGCAGGAAGCCGGACAGGGCATTAAGCAGCGAGCTTTTTCCCGCGCCGCTTTGCCCGACCAGCACAACGCGTTCTCCGGCTGCCAGAGTAAAGTTCAGCGGCCCGGCAAGCGGATGGCCTTCGGCGGAAGAAATTTTCAGATTGCGCGCTTCAATTGTATAAGGCGCACCAGCAGGAAGCTGGATACTCCCCTCTTCTTTGCGCTGTAAAGGGGCTTCCATAAAGGTAATCAGGCTGTCCGCGGCACCCACAGCCTGAGCTTTGGCGTGGTAAAAAGCCCCTAAATCACGCAGCGGCAGGAAGAACTCCGGCGCGAGGATAAGCGTCAGGAACCCGGCAAAAAGCGTGACGCCAACGCCATAATGACCAAAATTAAGCTCGCCCAGATAAGAGAAGCCAAAATAGACCGCGACCAGGGCTATAGATAAAGAAGCAAAGAACTCCAGCACGCCGGAAGAGAGAAACGCGAGGCGCAGCACTTCCATAGTGCGCTGGCGGAAGTCTTTGGAAGCGCTACGAATGCTTTCTGTTTCCGCGGCCCCGCGGTTGAACAGGCGCAGGGTTTCCATACCGCGCAGGCGGTCGAGGAAATGGCCGCTCAGGCGAGCGAGCGCCAGGAAATTACGACGGTTTGCGTCTGCGGCACCCATGCCGACCATTGCCATAAACAGCGGGATCAGCGGAGCAGTGCCAAGCAGAATCAGGGCGGCAGCCCAGTTAACGGGGAAAATAGTTAGCAGAATCAGTACCGGGACCATGACCGCCAGCGACATTTGCGGCAGATAGCGGGCGTAGTAGTCATGCATATCTTCGATCTGTTCCAGCACAAGCGTAGCCCAGCTGCCGACTGGCTTGCCCTGGATCCAGGCCGGGCCTGCGGCGTGCAGGCGATCCAGCACCTTACGGCGGATCTCATGGCGAATGTGCTGCCCCGCATGGAATCCCACTTTTTCGCGCAGCCAGACAATCCATGCCCGCAGAATAAAGATCAGTACCAGCGTGATAAACGGCAGCAGCAGCGCCTCGCGAGGAATATTTTCCATGATCATATGGTCGAGCAGGCGCGCAAGTATCCAGGCCTGGGCCACGATCAGCAGACCACTTACCAGCCCTAAAATACGTGAGAGGCCAAGCCAGCGGCGGGAAATGATACTTTGCTGTTTCAGCCAGCGATTAAGTTCTTGTTGACGGGTTTTATTCATGGCGGCCAGTGCAGGTAGATAAAGGAATTATCAGGCAAATTTTGCTGGCATGTTACAACGCAAAGAGAAGAAAGGCGAGGATCGGGGACGCAGAGAACTGTCAGGAAACGTAGGGGCAAGAAGAGTGATGCTCGTCGGCGGGGCAGGCGGTGGACGACCCGGAGAACGTCCACCGTAATACTCACTACTTTTGTTCGGCCAGGCCGTCCAGATAACGCTCGGCGTCCAGCGCGGCCATACAGCCCGTGCCAGCAGAGGTAATTGCCTGACGGTAAATGTGATCCATGACGTCACCGGCTGCGAAGACGCCGGGGATACTGGTCTGCGTCGCGTTGCCGTGGATGCCGGACTGCACTTTAATGTAGCCGTTTTCCAGCTCCAGCTGACCGGCAAAAATCGCCGTATTCGGGCTGTGGCCGATTGCAACAAACAGACCCGCTACTTCCAGCTCTTCAGTCTGGTCGCTGTTATGCGCATCGCGCAGACGCAGGCCGCTAACGCCCATCTGGTCACCGGTCACTTCATCAAGCGTTTTGTTGGTGTGCAGAACGATGTTGCCGTTCTTCACTTTCTCCATTAGACGATTAATTAAGATTTTTTCCGCACGGAATGTATCGCGGCGGTGGATGAGGTGCACTTCTGAGGCGATATTCGCCAGGTACAGCGCTTCTTCCACTGCGGTGTTGCCTCCGCCAATGACCGCCACTTTCTGGTTGCGGTAGAAGAAGCCGTCGCAGGTTGCGCAGGCTGAAACGCCGCGGCCTTTAAACGCTTCTTCTGATGGCAGACCCAGGTAGCGAGCGGAAGCACCAGTTGCGATGATTAACGCATCACAGGTGTACTCGCCGCTGTCGCCGGTCAGGCGGAACGGGCGGGTCTGTAAATCAACCTTATTAATGTGGTCGATCAGGATTTCGGTCTCGAATTTCGTCGCGTGCTCGTGCATGCGCTCCATCAACAGCGGCCCCGTCAAGTCGTGCGGGTCACCCGGCCAGTTTTCCACTTCGGTCGTGGTGGTGAGCTGCCCACCTTTTTCCATGCCGGTGATCAGAACCGGATTAAGGTTAGCGCGAGCCGCGTAGACCGCTGCGGTATAGCCCGCAGGGCCGGAGCCCAGAATAAGCAACTTACTGTGTTTAGCTGTGCTCATGAGTTCCTCATTGAACGTTTGCTGACAATCGGGGGATTGTAGGGAATTTGGCGCGTTAAAAAAAGGTGCCAGGGCCCTCAGGGTGAACAGTGTTAACAATATGTGTAATAGCCATAGGCAATCAACCCGGTGAAATAGCGCTAAAACCGCATAAATACTCACTTTCTTAGGAAGAGTAGTCACGGAGGTAAAGTGATGAATAATCGTCAAGTAGCGGTAATAACTGGCACGTTCCACTAAATTTAGATGTTTTGCTTTGACAATCCGCTAAGCATTTGCGAAAACATTCGAGGAAGGAAAAACATTTGGTGTGATGACACAATATCATCACGCATACCTGATGCATTAACCGGGCAATTGAAATCTACGCATGGTGTGGACAGACGCCATGCGTGATATCGATAGCAGCCAGCTGGCACCGGTCTTCTCACGTACTCCCGGAACAGTGACGTTACCAGGGTTATGGCAGGTGATGGAAGGAATAGAGAGAGACAATAATAATGGTAGATAGCAAGAAGCGCCCTGGCAAAGATCTCGACCGCATCGATCGCAATATTCTCAACGAACTGCAAAAAGACGGGCGAATTTCAAACGTAGAGCTTTCTAAGCGTGTTGGGCTTTCACCGACCCCGTGCCTCGAGCGCGTGCGTCGTTTGGAACGCCAGGGTTTTATTCAGGGCTATACGGCGCTGTTAAACCCGCATTATCTGGATGCATCACTTCTGGTATTTGTTGAGATTACTCTGAATCGTGGCGCACCGGACGTGTTCGAGCAATTTAACTCCGCCGTGCAGAAACTCGAAGAAATTCAAGAGTGTCACCTGGTATCCGGCGATTTCGACTATCTGTTGAAGACCCGTGTACCGGATATGTCGGCCTATCGCAAATTATTAGGCGAAACCCTGTTAAGACTGCCGGGCGTTAATGACACCCGTACCTATGTGGTCATGGAAGAGGTCAAACAGAGTAATCGTCTGGTTATTAAGACCCGTTAACACGGGCCAGGTGCAAAATCGGCGTATTTTGGTTACACTCCTGGTAATCCATACAGCTTCAGTGCCGGGATTGTCCCGGCACTGTTGTTTTCCATGAAAGTTAAGGACCTGGAGAGTCTTACTTGAGCCAGGAATATACTGAAGATAAAGAAGTTACATTGAGGAAGCTCAGCAGCGGGCGCCGTTTACTCGAGGCATTGCTGATCCTTGTTGCCATTTTCGCTGTCTACCTGATGGCTGCATTACTGAGTTTTAACCCGTCAGATCCGAGCTGGTCACAAACGGCTTGGCATGAACCTATCCATAATTTGGGTGGGGCGCCAGGTGCATGGCTTGCGGATACCCTGCTGTTCATCTTTGGCGTCATGGCCTACACCATCCCGGTGATCATCATCGGCGGCTGTTGGTTCACGTGGCAGCAAAGAGGCAGCGAAGATTACATCGACTATTTTGCCGTTTCGCTGCGCCTGATTGGCGTGCTGGCCATGGTGCTGACCTCCTGCGGTCTTGCCTCTATTAACGCCGATGATATCTGGTACTTCGCCTCCGGCGGCGTGATTGGCAGCCTGCTGAGTACGGCGATGATGCCACTGCTCAACAGCAGCGGCGGCACTATCGCGCTGTTGTGTGTCTGGGCCGCGGGTCTGACGCTGTTCACCGGCTGGTCGTGGGTAGGTATCGCTGAAAAAATCGGTAGCGCCGTGCTTGCCGTACTGACTTTTGCCAGCAATCGCACCCGTAGGGACAACACCTGGCAGGACGAGGAATACGACTACGACGAAGAGCCAGCAGAGCCTGACGAAGAACACGAGCCAGCAATGGAGAAGCGTGAGTCTCGTCGTGCCCGTATCCTGCGTGGCGCTTTAGCCCGCAAGCAGCGTATATCGGAAAAGTTTGCTAATCCTAACGCGCGTAAAACAGACGCTGCGCTGTTCTCCGGCAAACGCATGGATGATGAAGACGACGTGTTGTTCTGCGCCCGTGGCGTTGAAGCCGACGCGAATGACGTCTTATTTTCCGGCAATAAAGCGACGCTGCCAGAAAACGAAGAATACGACCCGTTATTGAGCGGCTACTCCATTGCCGAGCCTGTGGCTGCCGCAGCCGCCGCGACAATGGCTAACCAGGCCTATGCTGGCCCGGCAGTGCCTACGGCACCAATGCCGGCGGTACAGACGCCTTCTCCGGAGACGGGGACCTCTCCGTCCATTGCCTGGGAGCCAGCGCCAACAACGATGACCCCGGAGCCCGTTATTGCACCGGCACCGGAAAGCTATGCCGCATCCCCGCAGGCGGAACAGCAGCTCCCGCAGGAGGTGACCAGCCACTGGTCAGCGCCTGCTGCGCCAGAAGCCGAGCCGCAGTATCAGCCTGAACCGGTAGAAGAAGCTAAGCCGTCGCGCCCGCCGCTTTACCATTTCGAAGAAGTGGAGGCCCAGCGCGCTCGTGAACGCGAACAGCTTGCGGCATGGTATCAGCCGGTTCATGAACCTAAGCCCGATCCGTACGAGCACACGGTAGCGCAGGCAGCAATATCAGCTGCACCTTCTGCTAGCCCGTCAATACAGCAGGGCATCCCGGCTATTCCTACACCAGATGTTACTTCTGTTGCGCCTGTTGTTCAGGAAGCGGCGAAGGTTGCCGCCACGGCTGCTGCATTTACGCCGGTATTCGGTATCGCCAGCGATGCACCGCGTACGCAGGTGAAAGAGGGGATAGGTCCGCAGCTTCCGCGTCCTAATCGTGTCCGTGTCCCAACGCGTCGTGAGCTGGCCTCTTATGGCATTAAGCTTCCGTCCCAGCGTATGGCAGAAGAGCAGGCCGCGCGTGAAGAAGAGCGTCGCCAGAACGGTGGCTACGACGACTACGAGGATGATAACGCCGCCGAGCAGGAACAGCATGAGCTGGCCCGCCAGTTCTCCGCTCAGCAACAGCAGCGTTACGGTCAGGAATACGAAGCGGAGCAGTCTTCTCAGGAAGACGAAGATGCCGCTGAGCAGGCAGAGCTGGCACGCCAGTTTGCAGCTCAGCAACAGCAGCGTTACGAGCAGGTACCTGCGCCTGCAAATGCACCGTTCTCGCTGGATGATTTCGACTTCTCACCAATGAAAGTCCTGGTGGACGATGGCCCAAGCGAGCCGCTGTTTACCCCGAGCGTAATCGAAGAACCGACCCCGGTTCAGCCAGCTTCCCCGCAGGGTTATGGTCAGCAACCGGCCCAGCAGCAGTATCAGGCCGCCAATGCGCAGCCTGCTTACCAGCCGCAGCAGCCCGTCGCGCCACAGCCACAGGAAAGTTTGATTCACCCGTTCCTGATGCGTAACGGTGACGATCGTCCATTACAAAAACCGACCACGCCGCTGCCGTCGCTGGATCTGCTTACCTCTCCACCTGAAGAGGTTGAGCCGATTGATACCTTCGCGCTTGAGCAAATGGCGCGCCTGGTGGAAGCCCGCCTGGCGGATTACCGCATTAAAGCGGACGTCGTGGACTACTCTCCGGGCCCGGTTATCACCCGTTTCGAACTGGATTTAGCCCCTGGCGTCAAGGCGGCGCGTATCTCTAACCTGTCCCGTGACCTTGCACGTTCGCTCTCGACCGTCGCCGTGCGCGTAGTAGAGGTTATTCCGGGCAAGCCGTATGTTGGCCTGGAATTACCAAATAAAAAGCGCCAGACGGTTTATCTGCGTGAAGTGCTCGACTGCGCGAAATTCCGCGATAGCACTTCTCCGCTGACCGTTGTGCTGGGTAAAGACATCGGGGGGGAATCCGTGGTAGCCGACCTGGCGAAAATGCCTCACCTGCTGGTGGCGGGTACAACCGGTTCCGGTAAGTCCGTGGGCGTGAATGCGATGATCCTCAGCATTCTCTACAAGGCGACACCGGAAGAAGTTAAGTTCATCATGATCGACCCGAAAATGCTTGAGCTGTCGGTCTATGAAGGCATTCCTCACCTGTTGACCGAAGTGGTTACCGACATGAAAGACGCCGCCAACGCCCTGCGCTGGAGCGTCAATGAGATGGAACGCCGCTACAAATTAATGTCCGCGCTCGGCGTGCGTAATCTTGCAGGCTATAACGAACGCGTGCTGGAAGCCGAACGCATGGGGCGTCCAATTCCGGATCCGTTCTGGAAACCGGGCGACAGCATGGACGTCACGCATCCAATGCTTGAAAAACTGCCGTATATCGTGGTGCTGGTGGATGAATTCGCCGACCTGATGATGACCGTGGGTAAAAAAGTCGAAGAGCTGATTGCTCGCCTGGCGCAGAAGGCGCGTGCGGCGGGGATCCACCTTGTGCTTGCTACCCAGCGCCCATCCGTTGACGTTATCACCGGCCTGATAAAAGCGAACATCCCGACGCGTATCGCCTTTACCGTATCGAGCAAGATCGACTCCCGTACCATCCTGGATCAGGGCGGCGCGGAATCACTGCTAGGCATGGGTGATATGCTTTATTCCGGCCCTAACTCCACCACGCCTGTACGTGTGCACGGCGCTTTTGTGCGCGATCAGGAAGTTCATGCGGTGGTACAGGACTGGAAAGCGCGCGGTCGTCCGCAATATATTTCCGGCATCACCTCCGATAGCGAGGGTGAAGGCGGAGCGGGTGGCGGTCTTGACGGCGATGAAGAGCTGGATCCGCTGTTTGACCAGGCCGTGGCCTTTGTCGTTGAAAAACGCAAAGCGTCAATTTCTGGCGTTCAGCGCCAGTTCCGTATCGGCTATAACCGCGCGGCGCGCATCGTTGAACAAATGGAAGCGCAGGGTATCGTGAGTCCGCAGGGGCATAACGGTAACCGCGAAGTGCTTGCACCGCCGCCGTTTGAGTAGTGACCTGCATAAAAGCCGTGGCTGCGGCTTTTATGCAAAGAAGGGTAAATTGCCGGAAAATCAGCTTTTTCTTCTGTTGTTCCGCTTTCGCTCTGCACTAGAGTGGACAGCAGAAGCGCCGCCGCGCCGTCGCGCGGGGGCTACTGAATACAGAGGAATAATAATGAAAAAGATCGCCATTGCCTGTGCTTTGTTAACTACTTTTGCCGCAACCAGCGTTTGGGCAGATGCCGCAGGTGACCTGAAAGGGCGCCTGGATAAAGTCAGCAGCTTCCACGCCAGCTTCACCCAGAAAGTCACCGACGGCAGCGGTGCTGCGGTGCAGGAAGGCCAGGGTGACCTGTGGGTTAAGCGTCCGAATCTGTTTAACTGGCACATGACCCAGCCGGACGAAAGCATACTTGTGTCCGACGGCAAAACCTTATGGTTCTACAACCCGTTTGTTGAGCAGGTCAGCGCGACCTGGCTGAAAGACGCCACCAGCAACACGCCATTTATGCTGATCGCACGTAACCAGACCAGCGAC encodes the following:
- the cydD gene encoding cysteine/glutathione ABC transporter permease/ATP-binding protein CydD — encoded protein: MNKTRQQELNRWLKQQSIISRRWLGLSRILGLVSGLLIVAQAWILARLLDHMIMENIPREALLLPFITLVLIFILRAWIVWLREKVGFHAGQHIRHEIRRKVLDRLHAAGPAWIQGKPVGSWATLVLEQIEDMHDYYARYLPQMSLAVMVPVLILLTIFPVNWAAALILLGTAPLIPLFMAMVGMGAADANRRNFLALARLSGHFLDRLRGMETLRLFNRGAAETESIRSASKDFRQRTMEVLRLAFLSSGVLEFFASLSIALVAVYFGFSYLGELNFGHYGVGVTLFAGFLTLILAPEFFLPLRDLGAFYHAKAQAVGAADSLITFMEAPLQRKEEGSIQLPAGAPYTIEARNLKISSAEGHPLAGPLNFTLAAGERVVLVGQSGAGKSSLLNALSGFLPYEGELKINGTELAHLDSSWWREQLSWVGQNPQLPAGTLRENVLLANPDASDEALHEALEKASVSEFLPLLPQGLDTPLGDQSARLSVGQAQRVAVARALLVPTEFLLLDEPAASLDAHSEQRVMEALSEASRQQTTVMVTHQLDYITEWDCIWVMRNGAIVQQGDFATLAAQDGPFAELLANRKEEI
- the lrp gene encoding leucine-responsive transcriptional regulator Lrp — translated: MVDSKKRPGKDLDRIDRNILNELQKDGRISNVELSKRVGLSPTPCLERVRRLERQGFIQGYTALLNPHYLDASLLVFVEITLNRGAPDVFEQFNSAVQKLEEIQECHLVSGDFDYLLKTRVPDMSAYRKLLGETLLRLPGVNDTRTYVVMEEVKQSNRLVIKTR
- the trxB gene encoding thioredoxin-disulfide reductase, which codes for MSTAKHSKLLILGSGPAGYTAAVYAARANLNPVLITGMEKGGQLTTTTEVENWPGDPHDLTGPLLMERMHEHATKFETEILIDHINKVDLQTRPFRLTGDSGEYTCDALIIATGASARYLGLPSEEAFKGRGVSACATCDGFFYRNQKVAVIGGGNTAVEEALYLANIASEVHLIHRRDTFRAEKILINRLMEKVKNGNIVLHTNKTLDEVTGDQMGVSGLRLRDAHNSDQTEELEVAGLFVAIGHSPNTAIFAGQLELENGYIKVQSGIHGNATQTSIPGVFAAGDVMDHIYRQAITSAGTGCMAALDAERYLDGLAEQK
- the lolA gene encoding outer membrane lipoprotein chaperone LolA yields the protein MKKIAIACALLTTFAATSVWADAAGDLKGRLDKVSSFHASFTQKVTDGSGAAVQEGQGDLWVKRPNLFNWHMTQPDESILVSDGKTLWFYNPFVEQVSATWLKDATSNTPFMLIARNQTSDWQQYNIKQNGDDFVLTPKTSAGNLKQFTINVGRDGIIHQFSAVEQDEQRSSYALKTQQNGAVDMSKFTFTPPKDVTVDDQRK
- a CDS encoding DNA translocase FtsK 4TM domain-containing protein — protein: MSQEYTEDKEVTLRKLSSGRRLLEALLILVAIFAVYLMAALLSFNPSDPSWSQTAWHEPIHNLGGAPGAWLADTLLFIFGVMAYTIPVIIIGGCWFTWQQRGSEDYIDYFAVSLRLIGVLAMVLTSCGLASINADDIWYFASGGVIGSLLSTAMMPLLNSSGGTIALLCVWAAGLTLFTGWSWVGIAEKIGSAVLAVLTFASNRTRRDNTWQDEEYDYDEEPAEPDEEHEPAMEKRESRRARILRGALARKQRISEKFANPNARKTDAALFSGKRMDDEDDVLFCARGVEADANDVLFSGNKATLPENEEYDPLLSGYSIAEPVAAAAAATMANQAYAGPAVPTAPMPAVQTPSPETGTSPSIAWEPAPTTMTPEPVIAPAPESYAASPQAEQQLPQEVTSHWSAPAAPEAEPQYQPEPVEEAKPSRPPLYHFEEVEAQRAREREQLAAWYQPVHEPKPDPYEHTVAQAAISAAPSASPSIQQGIPAIPTPDVTSVAPVVQEAAKVAATAAAFTPVFGIASDAPRTQVKEGIGPQLPRPNRVRVPTRRELASYGIKLPSQRMAEEQAAREEERRQNGGYDDYEDDNAAEQEQHELARQFSAQQQQRYGQEYEAEQSSQEDEDAAEQAELARQFAAQQQQRYEQVPAPANAPFSLDDFDFSPMKVLVDDGPSEPLFTPSVIEEPTPVQPASPQGYGQQPAQQQYQAANAQPAYQPQQPVAPQPQESLIHPFLMRNGDDRPLQKPTTPLPSLDLLTSPPEEVEPIDTFALEQMARLVEARLADYRIKADVVDYSPGPVITRFELDLAPGVKAARISNLSRDLARSLSTVAVRVVEVIPGKPYVGLELPNKKRQTVYLREVLDCAKFRDSTSPLTVVLGKDIGGESVVADLAKMPHLLVAGTTGSGKSVGVNAMILSILYKATPEEVKFIMIDPKMLELSVYEGIPHLLTEVVTDMKDAANALRWSVNEMERRYKLMSALGVRNLAGYNERVLEAERMGRPIPDPFWKPGDSMDVTHPMLEKLPYIVVLVDEFADLMMTVGKKVEELIARLAQKARAAGIHLVLATQRPSVDVITGLIKANIPTRIAFTVSSKIDSRTILDQGGAESLLGMGDMLYSGPNSTTPVRVHGAFVRDQEVHAVVQDWKARGRPQYISGITSDSEGEGGAGGGLDGDEELDPLFDQAVAFVVEKRKASISGVQRQFRIGYNRAARIVEQMEAQGIVSPQGHNGNREVLAPPPFE